The nucleotide sequence CAGACGGTGGCTTGTTTTTACCTACTGAACTCCCTGATTTTTCAGATAAGCTCGAAAGCTGGAGAGGTTTAAGTTATACTGAATTAGCCTTTGAGATCATGAGCGTTTTTGCTAATGATATCCCTGAAAATGATCTCAAAGAAATCATTGAAAAAGCTTATTCTTCTTTCCGTCATGAAGATATTGCTCCCCTTGCACCTGTTGGAAAAAACTTAATCCTCGAACTATTTCACGGCCCTACTCTGGCATTCAAGGATATCGCCCTGCAATTTCTTGGTCGTGTATTTGATTATATTTTAGAAAAACGAGACCTTAATCTCAATATCCTCGCTGCAACTTCTGGCGACACCGGAAGTGCCGCTATTTATGGTCTTAAAGATTCTGAGCGAGTACAAGTTTTTGTTATGCACCCCCATAATCGTACTAGCCGCATCCAGGCACTTCAGATGTGCACTGTGAATCAAAATAACATTCACAACATTGCCGTTGAAGGTAGCTTCGATGATTGCCAAGCGATGATGAAAGACATTTTCAATCAACTAGATTTCAAAAAGCAGTATGATTTAGGTGCAGTGAACTCCGTTAACTGGGGTCGCTTACTCGCCCAAACTGTTTATTATTTCTATGCTTACTTTCAAGCAACTGAGAACAATCAAGAAACACTTAGTTTCTCTGTTCCTACAGGGAATTTTGGTGATATTTTTGCTGGTTACTTAGCTTCAAAGATGGGTTTGCCGATCAAGAAACTTTATCTCGCGACAAACGAGAATGATGTTTTATGTCGCGCCTTCGACACAGGCCTCTACAAGAAAGGCACTGTTCATCACAGCGTCAGTCCATCCATGGATATTCAATTAGCGAGTAACTTTGAACGTTACCTCTTTTATAGCTGCGGACAAGATTCTACAAAACTGAGAGAGCTCATGGGTGAATTCAAAGCAAATGGCGAACTACACTACGACCTTAGCTGTGAGCTCATCGAAGCCAAACGCTGCGATACAGACATGACTCTTGCTACTATCAAAAAATACAGCGATGATTCCAACTACGTTTTGGATCCTCATACTGCGACCGGCGTTTATGTTGCCGATTTACTTGCACCTGAAGAACGCATTGTTTGCCTAGCTACTGCCCACTCTGGGAAATTCCCTGAATCCATCAAACTTGCTTGTGGCGAAGCTTTAGGAAACCACCCCATTTTAGATGCACTTAGCGAAAAAGATATGAAATATCAAGTAGCTGATGCTCATACAGAAACTATCAAATCAATCATCGTAAAAACTCTCGAGGATGCATAGATGAAAGAAATTAAAATCGGTCTATTAGGCCTCGGAACTGTTGCCAGCGGCTTGGTTAATGCCATTGCTGAAACGAAAGAACTGCTCGCAAAGAGAAATAAGTACTCCCTTAGTATTGCCGGCGTAGCCGTGCGTGACCTCAACGCACAACGTGATTGCCAAGTAGATTCATCTCTCCTTACGACTGATACATTCTCTATCGTTAATAATCCTGATATTGATATTGTCCTAGAATTAATTGGTGGAACAACTTTAGCTTATGATTTAGTGACTCAAGCACTGAAGAATGGTAAAGCAGTTGTTTCGGCAAACAAAGCTTTAATTGCCGCTCATGGTGATGAGCTCTTCGCTCTAGCTAGTCAAAACAACACCGCCATCTTCTTTGAAGCTGCCGTTGCTGGTGGTATCCCCATTATCAAAGCTCTGAAAGAAAGTTTAGCCGGCAATCATGTCACATCTATTTCTGGCATCCTTAATGGTACCTGTAACTATATCCTTACTCAAATGCAAGAAAATGATGAAGCCTTTGACGACGCCCTCCAAGGAGCCACTGATTTAGGTTATGCAGAAGCCGATCCATCTCTCGATATTGATGGTGATGACACAGCTCAAAAAACGGCGATCCTTGCAAGCTTAGCTTATGGCACATGGTTTGGTACCGATGCTATTGAGATCAAAGGTATCCGTGGCATTAGCTTAAGTGATATACAATATGCAAAAGAATCTGGTTATAGTATTAAACTTCTCGGATCCTATACTCTAAACTCGAAAGGGGCTG is from Lentisphaera profundi and encodes:
- a CDS encoding homoserine dehydrogenase; translated protein: MKEIKIGLLGLGTVASGLVNAIAETKELLAKRNKYSLSIAGVAVRDLNAQRDCQVDSSLLTTDTFSIVNNPDIDIVLELIGGTTLAYDLVTQALKNGKAVVSANKALIAAHGDELFALASQNNTAIFFEAAVAGGIPIIKALKESLAGNHVTSISGILNGTCNYILTQMQENDEAFDDALQGATDLGYAEADPSLDIDGDDTAQKTAILASLAYGTWFGTDAIEIKGIRGISLSDIQYAKESGYSIKLLGSYTLNSKGAVSLTTECTLVREDSLLANVKGAFNAVELEGDLLGPAMLYGQGAGQKPTASSVFADLIEAASQACNGTLGQQQEMIFADKAEFIPEEEQRSQFYLRLMLEDCPAVFGKVALILGNYDISMNSVNQKADASAEGIKPVVIQTHHVSVKAMKQAVAEIQASEYVSHQVILYPIKG
- the thrC gene encoding threonine synthase, encoding MKYKSTRGQTEELSFMDAILTGQAPDGGLFLPTELPDFSDKLESWRGLSYTELAFEIMSVFANDIPENDLKEIIEKAYSSFRHEDIAPLAPVGKNLILELFHGPTLAFKDIALQFLGRVFDYILEKRDLNLNILAATSGDTGSAAIYGLKDSERVQVFVMHPHNRTSRIQALQMCTVNQNNIHNIAVEGSFDDCQAMMKDIFNQLDFKKQYDLGAVNSVNWGRLLAQTVYYFYAYFQATENNQETLSFSVPTGNFGDIFAGYLASKMGLPIKKLYLATNENDVLCRAFDTGLYKKGTVHHSVSPSMDIQLASNFERYLFYSCGQDSTKLRELMGEFKANGELHYDLSCELIEAKRCDTDMTLATIKKYSDDSNYVLDPHTATGVYVADLLAPEERIVCLATAHSGKFPESIKLACGEALGNHPILDALSEKDMKYQVADAHTETIKSIIVKTLEDA